In a genomic window of Halostella litorea:
- a CDS encoding HAD family hydrolase has product MTAVDAVLFDLDDTLCEYRRSGAELLSLAFDDVGVDPFFAVGEYYDRYDEFLPKTDDMVELRRECFAAIAADRGRDPDLGRAVADAYAAERDHGNVRPLPGAAEAVDRLAADHRLAVLTNGAPGMQSEKLAQLPFRDAFDAVVHAGYDAPRKPAAEPYHHALDLLDATPKRAVHVGNSLTTDVPGAHAAGVRSAWLSDGSDPDPEPHYRLESLRDLTTPPWLG; this is encoded by the coding sequence ATGACCGCCGTCGACGCGGTGCTGTTCGACCTCGACGACACCCTCTGTGAGTACCGCCGGAGCGGCGCGGAACTGCTGTCGCTGGCGTTCGACGACGTCGGCGTCGACCCCTTCTTCGCGGTCGGCGAGTACTACGACCGCTACGACGAGTTCCTCCCGAAGACCGACGACATGGTCGAACTCCGCCGCGAGTGCTTCGCCGCCATCGCCGCGGACCGCGGGCGCGACCCGGACCTCGGCCGCGCGGTCGCGGACGCCTACGCCGCAGAGCGCGACCACGGCAACGTCCGCCCGCTGCCGGGCGCGGCCGAGGCCGTCGACCGCCTCGCCGCCGACCACCGCCTCGCCGTCCTGACGAACGGCGCGCCGGGGATGCAGTCCGAGAAGCTGGCCCAGTTGCCGTTCCGCGACGCGTTCGACGCCGTCGTCCACGCGGGCTACGACGCCCCGCGGAAGCCGGCGGCGGAGCCGTACCACCACGCGCTGGACCTGCTGGACGCGACGCCCAAGCGGGCGGTCCACGTCGGCAACTCGCTGACGACGGACGTGCCGGGCGCACACGCCGCCGGCGTGCGCTCGGCGTGGCTCTCGGACGGCAGCGACCCCGACCCGGAACCCCACTACCGGCTGGAGTCGCTGCGGGACCTGACGACGCCGCCGTGGCTGGGGTAG
- a CDS encoding PAS domain-containing sensor histidine kinase produces the protein MTSEQGAAGPANASMRAFQEAVENTGHAVYWTDTTGRIEYVNPAFEEQTGYTAEEAVGNEPRILQSGVHGDRFYERLWDTILGGDVWEGEIVNERKSGERYVARQTISPVTGPTGDIDRFVAVNEDITALRDYQERLEDQRNRLATLLDAVPIPLVLTEADGDERVVKRTNRAFRETFGFAEHEIGGSPLAEFVDDDESAHEVGSRVRQGDPVRREVTRRTADGESRTFLLTATPLDDDGTEAIATYIDITDRKRAEDELRRRTEELEDFADVVTHDLRNPLNVAAGHLDLLAEECDNPHVDTIRCAHTRMEELIENILMLAKQGKAIDGTEPVPVRDCVSRCWRTIETADATIDVETAKTVPADANRLQQLFGNLFRNAIEHGGESVSVTVGDLADGFYVADDGPGIPEAERSDVFESGYTSTESGTGFGLSIVGEIVEAHGWSVAVTESDAGGARFEVTDVPSPP, from the coding sequence ATGACCTCCGAGCAGGGTGCCGCCGGTCCGGCAAACGCGTCCATGCGGGCGTTTCAGGAGGCCGTCGAAAACACCGGCCACGCCGTTTACTGGACGGACACGACCGGGCGGATCGAGTACGTCAACCCGGCGTTCGAGGAGCAGACGGGCTACACCGCCGAGGAGGCCGTCGGAAACGAACCCCGAATCCTCCAGTCCGGCGTCCACGGGGACCGGTTCTACGAGCGCCTCTGGGACACCATCCTCGGCGGCGACGTCTGGGAGGGCGAGATAGTCAACGAGCGCAAGAGCGGGGAGCGGTACGTCGCCAGGCAAACGATCTCGCCCGTGACGGGACCGACCGGCGACATCGACCGGTTCGTCGCCGTCAACGAGGACATCACCGCCCTCCGGGACTACCAGGAGCGACTCGAGGACCAGCGAAACCGCCTCGCCACCCTCCTCGACGCCGTCCCCATCCCCCTCGTCCTCACCGAGGCCGACGGGGACGAACGCGTCGTGAAACGGACGAACCGGGCGTTCCGCGAGACGTTCGGCTTCGCCGAGCACGAGATCGGCGGCTCCCCGCTGGCGGAGTTCGTCGACGACGACGAGTCGGCCCACGAGGTCGGGTCGCGCGTCCGACAGGGCGACCCCGTCCGGCGGGAGGTGACGCGGCGGACCGCGGACGGCGAGTCCCGGACGTTCCTGCTCACCGCGACGCCGCTCGACGACGACGGAACCGAAGCCATCGCGACGTACATCGACATCACCGACCGAAAGCGGGCCGAAGACGAACTCAGGCGTCGGACGGAGGAACTCGAGGACTTCGCCGACGTCGTCACCCACGACCTCCGCAACCCGCTGAACGTCGCCGCCGGCCACCTCGACCTCCTCGCCGAGGAGTGTGACAACCCCCACGTCGACACGATCCGGTGTGCCCACACCCGGATGGAGGAGCTTATCGAGAACATCCTGATGCTCGCGAAACAGGGGAAGGCGATCGACGGGACCGAGCCGGTCCCGGTCCGCGACTGCGTCTCCCGGTGCTGGAGGACCATCGAGACCGCGGACGCGACGATAGACGTCGAGACTGCGAAGACGGTCCCGGCCGACGCGAACCGGCTCCAGCAACTGTTCGGGAACCTCTTCCGGAACGCCATCGAACACGGCGGCGAGTCGGTCAGCGTCACCGTCGGCGACCTGGCCGACGGGTTCTACGTCGCCGACGACGGGCCCGGGATCCCCGAGGCGGAGCGCTCGGACGTGTTCGAGTCGGGGTACACGAGCACGGAGAGCGGGACGGGGTTCGGACTCTCCATCGTCGGGGAGATAGTCGAGGCACACGGCTGGTCCGTCGCCGTGACGGAGAGCGACGCCGGCGGCGCGCGGTTCGAGGTCACCGACGTCCCGTCGCCCCCGTGA
- a CDS encoding M48 family metalloprotease, which produces MRRFGVRLLMALVGVCLLGLYLAVGVALVELLAVLFPGRPDLTVLVGGMVGSALFFGYLSYRVGTRRLVTGLGAVELPRERAPWLYRRLDGLRAEMAVGDPRVFVASLPSPNALAVGAGEGVVILDRDLFRILDGDELEGILAHELAHLETRDALVQTLGSSLVETLSGVLFLLLFPVGLFLAGLRRVGTWIAGRRPEPFDRHLVRVHYRVSQFVVVLLLALTLALRAHSRRREFRADDRAVEVTGDPLALARALSRIRDAARPRQGPLSSLYIYGQEEEDALTRLLATHPPMDDRIERLVERTERSMARIPVR; this is translated from the coding sequence ATGCGACGGTTCGGCGTCCGGCTGCTGATGGCGCTCGTCGGTGTCTGCCTCCTCGGGCTCTACCTCGCCGTGGGCGTCGCGCTGGTCGAACTGCTCGCCGTGCTGTTCCCCGGCCGGCCCGACCTGACGGTGCTGGTCGGCGGCATGGTGGGCTCGGCGCTGTTTTTCGGCTACCTGAGCTACCGCGTCGGCACGCGGCGGCTGGTGACCGGCCTCGGCGCGGTCGAACTTCCGAGGGAGCGGGCACCGTGGCTCTACCGGCGGCTCGACGGCCTCCGGGCGGAGATGGCGGTCGGCGACCCGCGGGTGTTCGTGGCGTCGCTCCCGTCGCCGAACGCGCTGGCCGTCGGCGCGGGCGAAGGCGTGGTGATCCTCGACCGCGACCTGTTCCGGATCCTCGACGGCGACGAACTGGAGGGGATCCTCGCCCACGAACTGGCCCACCTGGAGACCCGCGACGCCCTGGTCCAGACGCTCGGCTCCAGCCTCGTCGAGACGCTCTCGGGCGTGCTCTTCCTCCTGCTGTTCCCGGTCGGGCTGTTCCTGGCCGGGCTGCGCCGCGTCGGCACGTGGATCGCGGGCCGCCGGCCGGAGCCGTTCGACCGCCACCTCGTGCGGGTCCACTACCGCGTCTCGCAGTTCGTCGTCGTCCTCCTGCTCGCGCTGACGCTGGCGCTCCGGGCGCACTCGCGGCGACGCGAGTTCCGGGCCGACGACCGCGCCGTCGAGGTGACCGGCGACCCGCTCGCGCTGGCCCGGGCGCTCTCCCGCATCCGGGACGCCGCCCGGCCGCGGCAGGGGCCGCTCTCGTCGCTGTACATCTACGGCCAGGAGGAGGAGGACGCGCTGACGCGCCTGCTCGCGACCCACCCGCCGATGGACGACCGGATCGAGCGGCTGGTCGAGCGGACCGAGCGGTCGATGGCGCGGATCCCCGTGCGGTGA
- a CDS encoding thiamine-binding protein, which translates to MTTVALLSVAPVIEGSMAGEVAKAVDALEEFDVTYETNPMGTVIEAEEAIEVFAAARAAHEAVDGDRVSTFLKIDDKRTATSSAADKVAAVEDELGREARGE; encoded by the coding sequence ATGACGACCGTTGCACTGCTGTCCGTCGCGCCGGTGATCGAGGGGAGCATGGCGGGCGAGGTGGCGAAAGCCGTCGACGCGCTGGAGGAGTTCGACGTGACCTACGAGACGAACCCGATGGGCACCGTCATCGAGGCCGAAGAGGCGATCGAGGTGTTCGCCGCCGCGCGGGCGGCCCACGAGGCCGTCGACGGCGACCGCGTGTCGACGTTCCTGAAGATAGACGACAAGCGGACCGCGACGTCGAGCGCCGCGGACAAGGTCGCGGCCGTGGAGGACGAACTCGGCCGCGAGGCACGCGGGGAGTAG
- the mch gene encoding methenyltetrahydromethanopterin cyclohydrolase, whose amino-acid sequence MESLNRMAIELVDEAIDFAEELGIGAYELDNEATVLDFGVDVEGGIEAGLLLAEIQTAGLATVQTRMDEVAGAPLPHVELSTDHPGVALLGAQKAGWEVSVDGFEGLGSGPARALVAEEDEYRQIGYHDAFEFAVLAVETDDFPDEAVAAHVAELAEVDDNGVFLPVFSTASVAGSVTMAARAAELAVFRLTELGYDPMDVVTASGSAPLAPVADSEEAAIGRTNDALAYGGQVHLVVEEPFDRFEEVASTATDEYGTPFEDVYEDHDWQFYDVPESVFAPAQVTIDVVGGDTHVVGERNEELLAESFDL is encoded by the coding sequence ATGGAGAGTCTCAACCGGATGGCCATCGAACTCGTCGACGAGGCCATCGACTTCGCCGAGGAACTCGGCATCGGGGCGTACGAACTGGACAACGAGGCGACGGTGCTCGACTTCGGCGTCGACGTCGAGGGCGGCATCGAGGCCGGCCTCCTGCTCGCGGAGATCCAGACGGCGGGGCTGGCGACCGTCCAGACCCGGATGGACGAGGTGGCCGGCGCGCCGCTGCCCCACGTCGAACTGTCGACCGACCACCCCGGCGTCGCCCTGCTCGGCGCGCAGAAGGCCGGCTGGGAGGTCAGCGTCGACGGCTTCGAGGGGCTGGGCAGCGGGCCGGCCCGCGCGCTCGTCGCCGAGGAGGACGAGTACCGCCAGATCGGCTACCACGACGCCTTCGAGTTCGCCGTGCTCGCCGTCGAGACCGACGACTTCCCGGACGAGGCCGTCGCCGCGCACGTCGCAGAACTCGCCGAGGTCGACGACAACGGCGTGTTCCTCCCCGTCTTCTCGACCGCGAGCGTCGCCGGGAGCGTCACGATGGCCGCCCGCGCGGCCGAACTCGCCGTCTTCCGCCTGACTGAACTCGGCTACGACCCGATGGACGTGGTCACCGCGAGCGGGAGCGCGCCGCTCGCGCCCGTCGCGGACTCGGAGGAGGCCGCCATCGGCCGGACGAACGACGCGCTGGCGTACGGCGGGCAGGTCCACCTCGTCGTCGAGGAGCCGTTCGACCGCTTCGAGGAGGTCGCCTCGACGGCGACCGACGAGTACGGAACACCGTTCGAGGACGTGTACGAGGACCACGACTGGCAGTTCTACGACGTGCCCGAGAGCGTGTTCGCGCCGGCGCAGGTGACGATAGACGTGGTCGGCGGCGATACCCACGTCGTCGGCGAACGAAACGAGGAGTTGCTCGCCGAGAGCTTCGACCTGTGA
- a CDS encoding arsenic resistance protein, which translates to MGRKDWIRRNQVALYAVAVFSAVGVALGRPTAGTAAERFIEPVLVVLLYVTFLEVPFVRIRRAFANGRFMAAALAMNFLVVPAVVWALTRALPPNPAVLVGALMVLLTPCIDYVITFTELADGDAEQVTAATPALMLVQLLLLPAYLRLFVGPRAAGIVDAGPFLEAFLTIIALPLALAWATEAAAERSASGERWQAAMGWLPVPMLAVTLFVVVASQLPRVRASIDQIAAVVPVYAAFLLVMPLLARMAAGLLGMGAGESRALVFTSVTRNSLVVLPLALALPAGYELAPTVVVTQTLVELSGMVVLTRAVPAWLVPAAPTPLFEALRSN; encoded by the coding sequence ATGGGTCGCAAGGACTGGATCAGGCGGAACCAGGTCGCCCTGTACGCCGTCGCGGTGTTTTCCGCGGTCGGGGTCGCGCTCGGGCGGCCGACGGCGGGGACGGCCGCCGAGCGGTTCATCGAGCCCGTGCTGGTCGTCCTGCTGTACGTGACCTTCCTCGAAGTCCCGTTCGTCCGCATCCGGCGGGCGTTCGCCAACGGCCGGTTCATGGCGGCGGCGCTCGCGATGAACTTCCTCGTGGTCCCCGCCGTCGTCTGGGCGCTGACCCGCGCGCTCCCGCCGAACCCGGCCGTGCTCGTCGGCGCGCTCATGGTGTTGCTGACGCCGTGTATCGACTACGTGATCACGTTCACGGAACTGGCCGACGGCGACGCCGAGCAGGTCACCGCGGCGACGCCGGCGCTGATGCTCGTCCAGTTGCTCCTGCTCCCGGCGTACCTCCGGCTGTTCGTGGGGCCGCGGGCGGCAGGCATCGTCGATGCCGGGCCGTTCCTCGAGGCGTTCCTGACGATCATCGCGCTGCCGCTGGCGCTCGCGTGGGCGACGGAGGCGGCCGCGGAGCGTTCCGCGTCGGGCGAGCGCTGGCAGGCGGCGATGGGGTGGCTCCCGGTGCCGATGCTCGCCGTCACGCTGTTCGTCGTCGTCGCCTCGCAGCTCCCCCGGGTGCGCGCGTCGATCGACCAGATCGCGGCTGTCGTCCCGGTGTACGCCGCCTTCCTCCTCGTGATGCCACTGCTCGCTCGGATGGCGGCGGGCCTGCTCGGGATGGGCGCGGGCGAGAGCCGGGCGCTGGTGTTCACGTCGGTCACGCGGAACTCGCTTGTCGTGTTGCCGCTCGCGCTCGCGCTCCCGGCGGGCTACGAACTGGCCCCCACGGTCGTCGTGACCCAGACGCTCGTCGAACTCTCCGGGATGGTCGTCCTCACGCGGGCGGTGCCGGCGTGGCTCGTCCCGGCCGCGCCCACGCCGCTTTTCGAGGCGCTGCGGAGTAACTGA